One Bos taurus isolate L1 Dominette 01449 registration number 42190680 breed Hereford chromosome 3, ARS-UCD2.0, whole genome shotgun sequence DNA window includes the following coding sequences:
- the LOC107132286 gene encoding uncharacterized protein has translation MARSLRLLAGPGLRWPAMSRAFRSIGNAPGSTPTCPPPLRGSRTYTRKVPPRFELGSLDSESRVLTITPWNRQRPCIPAAEPGLAQPRRPRTRLPPGALITPPRAASSTTPGGACLAGLQPSLQVWTPWNETKPIRGEQQGRAFWASSAGISRVFYPEVKFSPEKKFLFFLQLSSSRCPRSAKHPQKSPSDFVGCPLPGTPGPRVVKSGGTASFVRGQNVLSVLGTRSKPKRQRPRTSHREHPRRWRPVGCGRMCNWSLHYLQPCNYPDLHDSTPIPENYQAAEAEGTGMGLTTAHGL, from the exons ATGGCTCGGTCGTTGCGCCTCTTGGCGGGGCCGGGCCTCCGATGGCCAGCGATGAGCAGAGCGTTTAGGTCCATCGGGAACGCCCCGGGCTCAACCCCCACCTGCCCGCCACCTCTCCGAGGATCACGGACCTACACA AGAAAGGTCCCACCGAGATTCGAACTCGGATCGCTGGATTCAGAGTCCAGAGTGCTCACCATTACACCATGGAACCGCCAGCGGCCCTGTATTCCCGCCGCTGAGCCAGGGCTGGCGCAGCCGCGCCGGCCCAGGACCCGCCTCCCGCCCGGCGCTCTCATCACCCCGCCCCGAGCAGCTTCCTCCACAACGCCAGGGGGCGCCTGCCTCGCCGGCCTGCAGCCGTCTCTTCAGGTTTGGACTCCGTGGAATGAGACGAAACCTATTCGAGGGGAACAACAGGGAAGGGCTTTTTGGGCCTCCTCTGCCGGCATTTCTAGAGTTTTCTATCCAGAAGTAAAATTCTCGCCAGAAAAaaagttccttttctttttgcagttGTCCTCTTCCCGCTGCCCTAGGAGCGCTAAACATCCCCAGAAGAGCCCTTCGGACTTCGTGGGATGTCCGCTTCCTGGGACCCCAGGTCCAAGGGTAGTAAAATCGGGGGGCACTGCCAGCTTCGTTCGGGGACAGAACGTCCTCTCTGTGTTGGGAACCCGATCGAAGCCAAAGCGACAGCGGCCCCGCACATCTCACCGCGAGCACCCACGCCGCTGGCGCCCAGTGGGGTGTGGTCGGAT GTGCAACTGGTCTCTGCACTATCTGCAGCCCTGCAACTACCCTGACCTGCATGATTCCACACCGATTCCAGAGAACTACCAGGCTGCAGAGGCTGAAGGCACAGGCATGGGACTTACCACG gcccatggactatag